A stretch of the Malus sylvestris chromosome 10, drMalSylv7.2, whole genome shotgun sequence genome encodes the following:
- the LOC126584787 gene encoding F-box protein SKIP27 → MALGKKCKSCLKTKRGSGGAVAAEAEPMMELGFVKYTRALGRKRIGISNNGEEASPADLYPNTPLKKQRSGKMIWESETAASSALEALPQEILIKVVCGVDHDDLKRLFRVSKAIREATLVAKQWHFAYSTPSKTPAFRTAIDLSDSNSSPDEIEAPNAPKQWRQMHRKLPNQKKLAELSVNLFASWDDEAEEDQGTRKGLFMEEDE, encoded by the exons ATGGCGTTGGGAAAGAAGTGCAAGAGTTGCTTGAAAACGAAGCGTGGCAGCGGCGGTGCTGTTGCGGCGGAGGCGGAGCCGATGATGGAGTTAGGGTTTGTGAAGTACACGCGAGCTTTGGGGAGGAAAAGGATTGGGATTTCTAACAATGGCGAGGAGGCATCGCCGGCTGATTTGTATCCCAATACTCCATTGAAGAAGCAGCGGAGTGGGAAGATGATTTGGGAATCGGAAACTGCCGCCTCCTCCGCCCTAGAAGCTCTGCCTCAGGAGATTCTG ATTAAGGTTGTGTGTGGAGTCGATCACGATGATTTGAAGCGGCTTTTCCGTGTATCGAAAGCGATTAGAGAAGCA ACTCTGGTTGCGAAGCAGTGGCATTTTGCTTACAGCACGCCTTCGAAAACCCCTGCTTTCCGAACCGCCATTGATTTATCAGATTCGAATAGCTCTCCGGACGAGATTGAAGCCCCGAATGCTCCAAAACAGTGGAGGCAGATGCACAGGAAGTTGCCTAACCAGAAGAAGCTTGCTGAGTTGTCTGTGAACTTGTTTGCCTCATGGGACGACGAGGCGGAGGAGGATCAGGGGACTCGAAAAGGGCTGTTCATGGAGGAAGATGAATGA